Below is a genomic region from Parageobacillus toebii NBRC 107807.
ATAGGAAGCGATCATAATGAAGAAAGTGGCAAGAATTCGCATCTCCTTTTCCTCTCTTTCTAGGTAAATAAACAATATGCTTATTTCTATTTTCACCAATGTGAGAAGTTTTATCCTTTGCACCGATTCCGCATTTCTATATTTTCCGCCGTTATTATTGTGACAAACGCCAAAAAATAATGCCCTATGCAGCCAGCATAGGGCATTATTTCAATTATTACTCTTCCAACACCGATTCGTCCAAATTGTGGTACACCTCTTGGACGTCGTCGTCATCTTCAAGGGTATCGATCAGTTTTAGCATTTTCTTTAGATCATCGCCAGCAAGCGTGGTATATGTTTGTGGAATCATTGTAATTTCAGCGCTAGCAAACGTAAAGCCGTTTTTCTCTAATTGTTCTTTTACTTCTTCAAATGCTTCCGGTGTTGTATAAATTTCAAACGAATCTTCGGTTGTTTCCATTTCTTCCGCTCCTGCTTCAATCGCTTGAAGAAGCATGTCATCTTCATCGATGTCAAGTCCTTCGCGGGCAATGACAAGAAGTCCTTTTCGGTCAAACAAATAAGAAACGCAGCCGGTTTCCCCTAAATTGCCGCCATTTTTTGAAAAGGCTACCCGCACGTTCGAAGCGGTACGGTTTTTATTATCGGTTAAGCAAACGACCATCACGGCAACGCCGCCAGGTCCGTATCCTTCATAGCGAACTTCTTCGTAGTTCGTATGTTCTTGCGTTCCTGTCGCCTTTTTTATTGCACGTTCAATATTTTCGTTTGGCATGTTCGCAGCCTTTGCTTTTTCAATAACAAGGCGCAAGGCTGGATTGGATGCTGGATCGCCTCCGCCCGTTTTAGCCGCTACATAAATTTCTTTCGCCAATTTCATAAACAATTTGCCGCGCTTTGCATCTTGCGCATTTTTACGGCGTTGAATGTTCTTCCACTTCGAATGTCCAGCCATCGAAATTTCTCCTCTCATCGCAACGAAATTTCCGATATTACTATACCAAAAAAACAGGAAAATGTCATATAACAAAAATAGGCGGATTCTTCTCCTACACAGCCGATTTTCTTCGTTGAAGAAGAAGCCTTCTCGGCTATGTTTTACAAAAAATGGGAACACCTTTTTAGGTGTCCCCACTTTTTCACATTAACGTGTATTTGCAGGACGTTCGTTAATTTTTCCATCAATAAAAATCGTTTTTAAATCACGTTCGATTTCTTCCATTGGCCGGCCGCGGCGGATGTCGTTGTCGATCGTACGGACGCGGTTGTACATGCTAGGATTGGAAACGATGCGCACATGTTTGCCTTTCGTATGCGGTGCAACCGCTTGGGCGACAAGACGCTTCACGTGATCTGCGTATTTGGAATTGGTCGAAATCGCAACAAGCACATGATCACGGTAAACAAGCGTCCGGGCATCGTTGACTCCTCTTACCGCAGCGGCGCGGCGGGAGATCGTTTCCGCCAATCGTCCGTCATACTTCCTATAGTAAGAAGGAGTTGTTTTACTTTCCATCGAATTTAAATGCCCATGGTAGTTGCGGTCCGCATCACTGAAATCAGCATCGAGCGGAAGCGCAGGCGTATCCGTATCAAAACGGGTAATTCCCGGAATACGTGCACGGTTATTGTCTGTATCGAAAAAATCGGCCGCTGGTCCGCGACGGCTTAATATATAGTTGTTATCATAGTTAGTCGCATTTGTTCCATAGCGTCCGTAACGGAAGTCATCATCAAAACGCTCCGTGGAATAGTACCCGATCGGACGCGTCGCATCATTGTAGCGTCTATCATCGTTGTCCGCGTAATTGGCGCATGCAGCCATCGCGCTCAAGACAGAAACAGCCCCGATGATTTTCATTGCGTTTTTCATGGAAAAACCCCCTTTTTTCCTTCGCTCGCACCAGGCCAAAAAACATATTCCGGCCTTATTATTAGCTTGGCGAAGGAAAGAGGGTTTTATCGCTGTCAGTTAACGGTAGAATTAGAATTTTGGCGGTGCAATCGCCAACTGGCGTTTATGTTGTGAACGCTTGTGCAAACGCTCAATAATTTGCCGGTCTTTTTCCGGAACTTCTTCTCCTTTTAAATATTTATCAATCATCTCGTAGGTTGTCCCCATTTCATTTTCATCTGTTTGCCCTTCCCATAATCCTGCGCTTGGCGCTTTTGTAATAATTTCGTTCGGAACGCCGAGAATGCGCGCCATCTCGCGCACTTCTCCTTTCGTAAAATGAACGAGCGGCACTAGATCGACTCCGCCGTCCCCATATTTGGTAAAGTACCCTGTATACCATTCCGCTGCATTATCAGTGCCGACTACCATATATCCGTAATTATTGGCAACCGCGTATAATGTTGTCATGCGAAGGCGCGCTCTTGTGTTCGCATCACCTAAACGCGCTGTTTCTTCATTCCATTCTCCTTTTTCTTTCAGTTGTTTTTCCACTTCTCCAAATAACAGGTTATGCGTTTCGGTTAAATCAATGATCAAGTGTTTAATGCCGCAGCTTTCCACCACTTTTAATGCATCTTCCATATCTTTCGGATTGCTTTTACATGGCATAATCAATCCGAGCGAGTTGTCCGGAAATGCACGTTTAATTAAGTGGGCGACAACTGCTGAGTCAATGCCGCCGCTAATTCCAACAATTGCCCCATTTAATCCGGCATCTGCTACTTGGTCGCGCAGCCATTGAATAAGTTTTTCAATTTTTTCTTCCATTTGTTTTTCGACTTCCTTTCACGAAAAATCCTATGTATGTTTTATTTTATCATATCGATAATTTTACGGACAAACTGTTTACGTTCTTTCCGCGCAATCGAAAGAGACTTGTTATGTTGTAACACAAAGCGCCATTCACGCATAATATCTGCCGGAAATAAAAGAGCATGCAAAAACCATGGTTTTGTAAGCCAAAATGAAAAGACAGGAAATTGATATAACTGTGAAAAAGACCATTGCAAATGTGGCAAAATACGGCTTGCATACTGCAAATAATCGATGCCCGGCGAAGCAATGGCAATCGTATCATAGTCGATTAAATAGATCATTCCTTCTTTTGTCCGCAAAAAATTATGGGAAGCGACATCGCCGTGAATAATCGTAACAGGCTCCGCTGCTAACGACGGCATATAGCTTGCGAATGTGGCAAGACAATATTCCGCATGCTGAATCGTCCAAGCGATATCTTCTTTATCCATTATTCGTTCGATTAATGATAGATGGGCATAAAAATCATAATAGCGGCGCTGCCACATGCCATATAAATGGTAGTACGGAACAATCGTTTGAAACAACGGAATTTTTATTAACAGCCTGGCGATGGAATGATATGTTTGTAACAATTCCAGTCCATCGGCGATATCTTGTTGACGAGCGAATGATAATCTTTCTGCATCGGAAATATATGTTTGCATCACCCAAAAGGCGCCTTCAAAGAAAAATACACCATTTTGTCCCAAAGTGGTATATATGGCAGGAACATGAACAAACCCCGCCTTTCTTAGCGATTGCATAAATAGCGCTTGTCTCATCGCTTCGAAAAAGGTTCGATACCGTTTGATCACCCAATATCCTTCGTATGCTGTAACTACCCATACGTTATGTTTGACTGTTTTTATATTTTTCACACGTAAGCCGTATTCGTTTTGCAGAAGAAAAAAGAGACGACCTGCTACATCGTCTCTTTTTTGCTTATTGTTCACCAATAATCGTTACTCTCCTCGTCATGCGGTTCTGTAAATAATTGTTCTTCCGTACGAGGAAACGCTGAAGTGGTTGGTGCTTGTGTGAATGGATATGCCGTCCCTGCCGCCGGATATGGATAAGGAGCAGGTGCAGCTGGCGGATAGTAGCCGTACGACGCCGGCGGCATGTATGGATAAAACGCTGGATGCCATCCATATCCTTGCATTACTGGTAAAATCGGTGCACATGGCATAATCGGATAAGAAGAAGCAGGTGAATATGAAGGAAATGGTGGCATATTTGCCGATGCCGGATTTACTGTTGGTGATGTATGCCCTGGCATTAGTGGCACTTCACCTGATTCACCGCTGCTTTCTTCAATACCAGGAAATGGATGAGAACCACTTTCCGCATCCCCGTATGTTGATGGTTGTAGATATGTTGGATAGTTAACTGGCATGGTTGGCATAGGCGGAAAATAATATCCCGCACCTGGTAAAATAGGAGTTACCGGGCCACACGGCTGTGGTGGCATTGGTGCAACAGGCGCTCCTCCCATCGCATATGGCTGCTGCATCATCGGAACGTATGGAGCTTTTGGAAGTTCTGGTGGTGTATCATCTGATGCTAATTCTTTTTCTTCTACCGCCTCAGCCTCAGCCGGGCTTTCTAATTCTTGTTTCATAATTCCCGGTAAAATATTTTCTGGTTTTGGCGGAATCGGCGGAACATTAGAAATCGCATTAGAAAAGTTAATATTTACGTTTGATGTTACTGGTGGAATCGTATGCGATAACGGTGGAATGTTGAACTGCTTTTCCTCAGAACCTAGTGCGGCATTATCTGATTTCGGCCCTTCGTTCACCGGCGCTTTTGGCGTTTCCTTGATCGGTGCTTTCGGTGCTTCCTCGATCGGCGCTTTTGGCGCTTCCTCGATCGGTGCTTTTGGCGCTTCCTTGATCGGTGCTTTCGGCGCTTCGTTCACCACTGCCTTGGGAGCCTTGTTTACCTTTTCTTCTTTTATAGGCTCCGAAAACTCCGCCTCAATGTTCACCGATGCAAACGGCTTTGTATGGGCATACGGGTGCTCTATATTTTCTTCTTTTTTCGGAGCCAGATTAATTTTTGTTTCTTTTTTCGGCGCTTCTTTTTTTACCGGAACTCCCGCAGTCGGTACTTTAATTTTCATTCCCGGCATAATCATATCTGGATTGCTCAAATGACCGTTCATTTTCTTTAGATGTTCAAAATCGACCCCATACTTTTGCGCGATTTTCCAAAGCGTATCGCCCTTTTGGACAATATGGATTTTCACTCCGTTCCCCTCCTAACCCGAAACTATTAACGTTGTATCTCAGC
It encodes:
- a CDS encoding YebC/PmpR family DNA-binding transcriptional regulator, encoding MAGHSKWKNIQRRKNAQDAKRGKLFMKLAKEIYVAAKTGGGDPASNPALRLVIEKAKAANMPNENIERAIKKATGTQEHTNYEEVRYEGYGPGGVAVMVVCLTDNKNRTASNVRVAFSKNGGNLGETGCVSYLFDRKGLLVIAREGLDIDEDDMLLQAIEAGAEEMETTEDSFEIYTTPEAFEEVKEQLEKNGFTFASAEITMIPQTYTTLAGDDLKKMLKLIDTLEDDDDVQEVYHNLDESVLEE
- a CDS encoding YhcN/YlaJ family sporulation lipoprotein — translated: MKNAMKIIGAVSVLSAMAACANYADNDDRRYNDATRPIGYYSTERFDDDFRYGRYGTNATNYDNNYILSRRGPAADFFDTDNNRARIPGITRFDTDTPALPLDADFSDADRNYHGHLNSMESKTTPSYYRKYDGRLAETISRRAAAVRGVNDARTLVYRDHVLVAISTNSKYADHVKRLVAQAVAPHTKGKHVRIVSNPSMYNRVRTIDNDIRRGRPMEEIERDLKTIFIDGKINERPANTR
- the nadE gene encoding NAD(+) synthase yields the protein MEEKIEKLIQWLRDQVADAGLNGAIVGISGGIDSAVVAHLIKRAFPDNSLGLIMPCKSNPKDMEDALKVVESCGIKHLIIDLTETHNLLFGEVEKQLKEKGEWNEETARLGDANTRARLRMTTLYAVANNYGYMVVGTDNAAEWYTGYFTKYGDGGVDLVPLVHFTKGEVREMARILGVPNEIITKAPSAGLWEGQTDENEMGTTYEMIDKYLKGEEVPEKDRQIIERLHKRSQHKRQLAIAPPKF
- a CDS encoding phosphotransferase; its protein translation is MNNKQKRDDVAGRLFFLLQNEYGLRVKNIKTVKHNVWVVTAYEGYWVIKRYRTFFEAMRQALFMQSLRKAGFVHVPAIYTTLGQNGVFFFEGAFWVMQTYISDAERLSFARQQDIADGLELLQTYHSIARLLIKIPLFQTIVPYYHLYGMWQRRYYDFYAHLSLIERIMDKEDIAWTIQHAEYCLATFASYMPSLAAEPVTIIHGDVASHNFLRTKEGMIYLIDYDTIAIASPGIDYLQYASRILPHLQWSFSQLYQFPVFSFWLTKPWFLHALLFPADIMREWRFVLQHNKSLSIARKERKQFVRKIIDMIK
- the safA gene encoding SafA/ExsA family spore coat assembly protein; this encodes MKIHIVQKGDTLWKIAQKYGVDFEHLKKMNGHLSNPDMIMPGMKIKVPTAGVPVKKEAPKKETKINLAPKKEENIEHPYAHTKPFASVNIEAEFSEPIKEEKVNKAPKAVVNEAPKAPIKEAPKAPIEEAPKAPIEEAPKAPIKETPKAPVNEGPKSDNAALGSEEKQFNIPPLSHTIPPVTSNVNINFSNAISNVPPIPPKPENILPGIMKQELESPAEAEAVEEKELASDDTPPELPKAPYVPMMQQPYAMGGAPVAPMPPQPCGPVTPILPGAGYYFPPMPTMPVNYPTYLQPSTYGDAESGSHPFPGIEESSGESGEVPLMPGHTSPTVNPASANMPPFPSYSPASSYPIMPCAPILPVMQGYGWHPAFYPYMPPASYGYYPPAAPAPYPYPAAGTAYPFTQAPTTSAFPRTEEQLFTEPHDEESNDYW